The Vicia villosa cultivar HV-30 ecotype Madison, WI linkage group LG1, Vvil1.0, whole genome shotgun sequence genome includes a region encoding these proteins:
- the LOC131636232 gene encoding uncharacterized protein LOC131636232: MKTGEGKTLVSTLATYLNSLTAEGVHVVIVNDYLTQCYAERMGVFIVSYVFLNSDGLIQSGDSTIDVIQHVRIIRTVEQLGMENNWEKLKREVEIRRVLQLVSVVGGWRKVWERFNRRKRNACLWERERKFRFMMAALETRRSSIEWKATWQSSNFGLGGNPSDNTEGKAEKQVVVGVGERKRMSRRKALRHVIVLSSDSERKRRMAKNVISERRAKRIRKDQVPLPKKGMMIVLL; encoded by the exons ATGAAAACGGGAGAGGGGAAAACCTTAGTCTCCACGCTAGCAACATATCTTAATTCCTTGACCGCTGAGGGTGTCCAT GTTGTAATTGTCAATGATTATTTAACTCAGTGTTATGCTGAACGGATGGGTGTGTTCATCGTTTCTTATGTCTTTCTGAATTCTGATGGTCTTATTCAG AGCGGAGATTCAACTATAGATGTGATACAACATGTACGAATAATTCG AACTGTAGAGCAACTTGGAATGGAGAACAATTGGGAAAAATTGAAGAGAGAGGTTGAGATTCGCCGAGTGTTGCAGTTGGTGAGTGTTGTAGGTGGATGGAGGAAAGTTTGGGAAAGGTTTAACCGCAGAAAGAGGAACGCATGCCTTTGGGAACGCGAAAGAAAATTTAGGTTTATGATGGCAGCTCTTGAGACACGACGTAGTTCAATAGAATGGAAGGCAACATGGCAATCAAGCAATTTTGGTCTGGGCGGAAACCCTTCTGACAATACTGAAGGCAAGGCTGAAAAACAGGTTGTGGTTGGTGTTGGGGAAAGGAAAAGAATGTCGAGAAGAAAAGCACTACGTCATGTGATTGTATTATCTTCAGATTCAGAAAG GAAGAGAAGGATGGCAAAGAATGTGATAAGCGAAAGAAGAGCAAAAAGAATCAGGAAGGACCAAGTTCCATTGCCAAAGAAAG GCATGATGATCGTTTTGTTGTAa